One segment of Chelativorans sp. AA-79 DNA contains the following:
- a CDS encoding DUF736 family protein yields the protein MATTIANLTAKQDGSFEGTLATLNVNAPIALVPNAMKSSDDAPDVRIIARRNGFELGAGWNRISKQTGEEYLSVKLSAPEFGIIYGNVAPAPGDDPNKKVILWNPPA from the coding sequence ATGGCCACCACGATCGCTAACCTCACCGCCAAGCAGGACGGCAGCTTCGAAGGCACGCTGGCGACCCTCAATGTCAACGCCCCCATCGCCCTCGTGCCCAACGCAATGAAGTCGAGCGACGATGCCCCCGACGTCCGGATCATCGCACGCCGCAACGGCTTCGAGCTGGGCGCCGGCTGGAACCGCATCAGCAAGCAGACCGGCGAGGAATACCTCTCGGTCAAGCTCTCGGCCCCGGAGTTCGGCATCATCTACGGCAACGTGGCCCCGGCGCCCGGCGACGATCCGAACAAGAAGGTGATCCTCTGGAACCCGCCCGCCTAA
- a CDS encoding WGR domain-containing protein, with protein MLTQPYRLYIERTDPKKNMARFYALSIEPTLFGTPTLTRRWGRIGSRGQAKVHHFEREADAVLLFLDLLRRKRARGYRARSEVRALGRRRPESQRNAELD; from the coding sequence ATGCTCACTCAACCCTATCGGCTCTATATCGAGCGCACGGACCCGAAAAAGAACATGGCGCGCTTCTATGCGCTGTCCATCGAACCGACGCTGTTCGGGACGCCCACGCTGACCCGGCGCTGGGGACGCATCGGATCGAGAGGGCAAGCAAAGGTGCATCATTTCGAGAGGGAAGCGGATGCGGTCCTGCTGTTCCTCGACCTGCTGCGCCGAAAGCGCGCTCGCGGCTATCGGGCAAGGTCGGAAGTTCGGGCTCTCGGCCGCCGGCGACCGGAGAGCCAACGCAATGCGGAACTTGATTGA
- a CDS encoding toprim domain-containing protein, with the protein MQSASDLAARLAEHAEAVCRHYLPAGHLAGSYWIVGDLANSPGRSLYVRVKGDRVGRWQDAARPDEFGDLLDLIAGARGLTEFRAIAKEARRFLAEPEPARSRNADAEPSGGTQRRPDAARRLFAMGQPLRGTLADRYLRERGILCGPRERSLRFHPGCYYRDLRTGATRTFPAVLAAITAPDGAITGVHRTWLDPAGAGKARVDDPRRSMGSLLGNGVRFGFTSSDPVPILAAAEGLETMLSLVTVMPGLPSIAATSANHLAALTLPSGCERLYIAADADAAGRHGIERLGRRAREAGMLVLALAPMLGDFNEDLRRLGPERLIDWLRPQLVAADADRFLLPG; encoded by the coding sequence ATGCAATCGGCATCCGATCTTGCCGCCCGGCTCGCAGAGCACGCCGAAGCGGTCTGCCGGCATTATCTGCCGGCCGGCCACCTCGCCGGCAGCTACTGGATCGTCGGCGATCTGGCGAACTCGCCTGGCCGCTCCCTCTATGTCCGGGTGAAGGGGGACCGTGTCGGCCGCTGGCAGGACGCGGCCCGGCCCGATGAGTTCGGCGACCTGCTCGATCTCATTGCCGGCGCGCGCGGCCTGACCGAATTTCGCGCCATCGCCAAGGAGGCCCGACGCTTCCTTGCCGAGCCGGAACCGGCGCGATCGCGGAACGCTGACGCCGAGCCATCCGGTGGCACGCAGCGACGTCCCGATGCGGCGCGCCGTCTCTTCGCCATGGGCCAGCCGCTGCGCGGCACGCTCGCCGACCGCTATCTGCGCGAGCGCGGCATTCTCTGCGGACCGCGTGAACGGTCCCTCCGCTTCCATCCCGGCTGCTATTATCGCGACCTTCGCACCGGCGCGACGCGCACCTTTCCGGCGGTGCTTGCCGCGATCACCGCACCGGACGGCGCGATCACCGGTGTTCACCGCACCTGGCTGGATCCAGCCGGCGCCGGCAAGGCGCGCGTCGATGATCCGCGGCGCTCGATGGGTTCGCTTCTCGGCAATGGCGTCCGCTTCGGCTTTACATCGAGCGACCCTGTCCCGATCCTCGCCGCGGCCGAGGGCCTCGAAACCATGCTGTCGCTCGTGACGGTGATGCCAGGACTTCCGTCGATCGCGGCGACCTCGGCCAATCACCTCGCCGCCCTCACGCTCCCTTCCGGCTGCGAGCGTCTCTATATCGCGGCCGACGCCGACGCGGCTGGCCGCCACGGCATCGAGCGTCTCGGCCGCCGCGCCCGCGAGGCCGGCATGCTCGTGCTCGCACTCGCGCCGATGCTCGGGGACTTCAACGAAGACCTGCGCCGGCTTGGTCCCGAGCGGCTCATCGACTGGCTGCGGCCCCAGCTCGTTGCCGCGGATGCCGACCGCTTTCTGTTGCCCGGCTGA
- a CDS encoding DUF2493 domain-containing protein, translating to MDHTTPYDDAFEPHHASSPTDRVIHELQLYGHRPFADEPDPRPLPDEQTLRAALADVFDTLAGGFADTRLEPDLEDVLWGAVNLFHRGVDRVQRELDRNEVAQRISQKEQDGSEVKSVELERLTAEGITMVERRNAFEFLRDEAADLFEAHTGSSWRPRSGSKVNHANLTAAVIDSREFIAARRRAEREVMVPAGSRIAFSGGLDFNDHTLIWDALDRLRAKHADMILMHGGARTGADLIADKWAATRNVTVVPFPPDFVNHSRKSAPFKRNDTMLETMPVGVVVFPGGGIQDNLADKARRLGIPVWRPAEGGA from the coding sequence ATGGACCACACCACACCCTACGACGACGCCTTCGAGCCGCACCACGCATCTTCCCCGACCGATCGCGTCATCCACGAGCTGCAGCTTTACGGTCATCGCCCCTTCGCGGATGAGCCGGATCCACGCCCGCTGCCCGACGAGCAGACGCTCCGCGCCGCGCTGGCCGACGTCTTCGATACCCTCGCCGGCGGCTTCGCCGATACACGGCTTGAGCCCGACCTCGAAGACGTGCTGTGGGGCGCCGTCAACCTCTTCCACCGGGGCGTCGACCGTGTGCAGCGCGAGCTCGACCGCAACGAGGTCGCTCAGCGGATCAGCCAGAAGGAGCAGGATGGCTCGGAGGTAAAGTCCGTCGAGCTCGAACGCCTGACGGCCGAGGGCATTACCATGGTCGAGCGCCGCAACGCCTTCGAGTTCCTGCGCGACGAGGCGGCGGATCTGTTCGAAGCCCATACCGGGTCCAGCTGGCGGCCGCGCTCTGGCTCGAAGGTCAACCATGCCAATCTCACCGCGGCGGTCATCGATTCCCGCGAGTTCATCGCCGCCCGCCGGCGCGCCGAGCGCGAGGTAATGGTGCCGGCCGGATCCCGGATTGCTTTCTCGGGCGGGCTCGATTTCAACGATCACACCCTGATCTGGGACGCGCTGGACCGGCTCCGCGCCAAGCACGCAGACATGATCCTCATGCATGGCGGCGCGAGGACCGGCGCGGACCTGATCGCCGACAAATGGGCCGCCACGCGGAACGTCACGGTCGTTCCCTTCCCGCCGGACTTCGTCAATCACTCGCGCAAGTCGGCGCCCTTCAAGCGCAACGACACGATGCTGGAGACGATGCCCGTCGGCGTTGTCGTCTTCCCCGGTGGCGGCATCCAGGACAACCTCGCCGACAAGGCCCGCAGGCTCGGCATCCCGGTCTGGCGGCCGGCGGAGGGCGGCGCGTAA